One stretch of Rhipicephalus sanguineus isolate Rsan-2018 chromosome 10, BIME_Rsan_1.4, whole genome shotgun sequence DNA includes these proteins:
- the LOC119371943 gene encoding zinc finger protein OZF-like yields MYFTYKYSDSCLSGAAVQFLALCDALFALTCGYAGSSTTASPKQYSSLVSIQGRLHSCRQCTYVTQHEGIMKTHLSRHTAECPFQCHLCPVAFTRSDSLKGHIRTHTEVRPFSCVHCSASFSLKGNLVRHVRTHAGERPFSCDHCNASFSVKSKLTKHLRTHTGERPFSCDHCNASFSVKSKLTEHLRTHTGERPFSCDYCNASFSVKSKLTEHLLTHTGERPFSCDHCNASFTVKSKLTEHLRTHTGERPFSCDHCNASFLVKSSLVTHMRTHTGERPFSCDHCSASFSLKGNLVKHMRTHTGERPFSCDHCNASFSAKSTLTGHLRTHTGERPFSCDHCNASFSVKSHLTEHLRTHTGERPFSCDHCNASFSQKGNLVKHMRTHTGERPFFCDHCNASFSLKSTLMLHLRTHTGERPFSCDHCNASFSVKSSLVKHMLTHTGERPFSCDHCNASFLHKRHLTHHTSRRHPSKTP; encoded by the coding sequence ATGTACTTCACTTACAAGTACAGCGACTCTTGTTTGTCTGGTGCAGCAGTCCAGTTCCTTGCACTGTGTGATGCGCTGTTTGCACTGACTTGTGGCTATGCAGGTTCCTCGACTACGGCATCCCCGAAGCAGTACAGCTCACTCGTGTCCATACAAGGCAGGCTGCATTCCTGTcggcagtgcacctatgtgacccaGCACGAGGGAATAATGAAAACACACCTTAGCAGACACACGGCTGAGTGCCCCTtccagtgccacctgtgtccgGTGGCATTTACTCGGAGCGACAGTCTCAAAGGGCACATTCGGACCCATACAGAAGTGCGTCCATTTTCCTGCGTACACTGCAGTGCATCTTTTTCGCTGAAAGGCAACCTCGTGAGGCACGTGCGCACCCAcgcaggagagcgtcccttttcctgtgaccactgcaatgcatccttttcagtGAAAAGCAAGCTGACGAAACACTTGCGCACCCAcactggagagcgtcccttttcatgtgaccactgcaatgcatccttttcagtGAAAAGCAAGCTGACGGAACACTTGCGCACCCAcactggagagcgtcccttttcatgTGActactgcaatgcatccttttcagtGAAAAGCAAGCTGACGGAACACTTGCTCACCCAcactggagagcgtcccttttcctgtgaccactgcaatgcgTCCTTTACAGTGAAAAGCAAGCTGACGGAACACTTGCGCACCCAcactggagagcgtcccttttcatgtgaccactgcaatgcatcctttttgGTTAAAAGCAGCCTTGTGacgcacatgcgcacccacacaggagagcgtcccttttcctgtgaccactgcagtgcatccttttcaCTGAAAGGCAACCTCGTGaaacacatgcgcacccacacaggagagcgtcccttttcctgtgaccactgcaatgcatccttttcagcGAAAAGCACTCTGACTGGACACTTGCGCACCCAcactggagagcgtcccttttcctgtgaccactgcaatgcatccttttcagtGAAAAGCCATCTGACGGAACACTTGCGCACCCAcactggagagcgtcccttttcatgtgaccactgcaatgcatccttttcacagAAAGGCAACCTCGTGaaacacatgcgcacccacacaggagagcgtccctttttctgtgaccactgcaatgcatccttttcccTGAAAAGCACTCTGATGTTACACTTGCGCACCCAcactggagagcgtcccttttcatgtgaccactgcaatgcatccttttcggtTAAAAGCAGCCTTGTGAAGCACATGCTTACCCACACAGGAGAACGTCCCTTTtcatgtgaccactgcaatgcatcctttttaCACAAGCGCCACCTCACTCACCACACCTCAAGGCGTCATCCAAGCAAGACACCCTAA